In one window of Paraburkholderia phymatum STM815 DNA:
- the rsmB gene encoding 16S rRNA (cytosine(967)-C(5))-methyltransferase RsmB, translating into MTRKPSQRPAASPRSRDTHLSMLHLAPESLGFALDCAAQAVGAVRQGAALPAALHSIFVSLPEGVATASRGAVQDIAYRTMRRLGTAEWLVAKLVRKAPPPHVAHVLACALALLVDEASNAAYTPFTVVDQAVNAIGARRESSFAKGLTNAVLRNFLRERETLLGDAQKDAVAHWNYPVWWIDAVRNAWPDAWQDILTAGNNQGPLTLRVNARRATVDAYLQTLREHQISATQAGDQAVRLETPMPVDRIPGFNEGVASVQDAGAQLAAQWLGVRDGMRVLDACAAPGGKTGHLLELADIDLIALESDATRARRIGENLQRLGLSAHVRVGDAGSPEQWHDAADAPFDRILADVPCSASGIVRRHPDIRWLRRASDIPVLVEEQRRILEALWTLVKPGGELLYVTCSIFPEEGELQAQWFGNRHADAVRLDAPGQLLPAVARAPADVSAGSRAGQSTGSSLDHDGFFYARFQKR; encoded by the coding sequence ATGACCCGAAAGCCTTCTCAGCGTCCTGCCGCATCACCGCGTTCGCGGGACACTCATCTGTCGATGCTGCATCTCGCACCGGAATCGCTCGGTTTCGCGCTCGACTGCGCCGCGCAGGCCGTCGGCGCGGTGCGTCAGGGCGCTGCGTTGCCCGCAGCCTTGCATTCAATCTTCGTGTCGTTGCCGGAGGGTGTCGCGACGGCGTCGCGCGGGGCCGTGCAGGACATCGCATACCGTACGATGCGCCGGCTAGGCACGGCAGAATGGCTCGTCGCGAAGCTGGTGCGCAAGGCGCCGCCGCCGCACGTCGCGCATGTGCTCGCGTGTGCGCTTGCGTTGCTGGTCGACGAAGCGAGCAACGCGGCGTACACGCCCTTCACGGTGGTCGATCAGGCCGTGAACGCAATCGGCGCGCGGCGCGAGTCGTCCTTCGCGAAAGGCCTGACGAACGCGGTGCTGCGCAATTTCCTGCGCGAACGCGAGACCTTGCTCGGCGACGCGCAGAAGGATGCCGTCGCTCACTGGAATTATCCCGTCTGGTGGATCGACGCCGTTCGCAACGCATGGCCCGACGCATGGCAAGACATCCTCACGGCAGGCAACAATCAAGGTCCGCTAACGCTGCGGGTGAACGCGCGGCGCGCGACCGTCGATGCTTATCTGCAAACGTTGCGTGAGCATCAGATTTCTGCGACGCAAGCGGGCGACCAAGCCGTGCGACTCGAAACACCGATGCCCGTCGATCGCATTCCCGGTTTCAACGAAGGCGTCGCCTCGGTTCAGGACGCGGGCGCGCAACTCGCCGCGCAATGGCTGGGTGTGCGCGACGGCATGCGGGTGCTGGACGCGTGTGCCGCGCCCGGTGGCAAGACGGGTCATCTTCTTGAACTCGCGGATATCGATCTGATCGCGCTAGAAAGCGACGCGACGCGCGCGCGCCGGATCGGCGAAAACCTGCAGCGCCTTGGATTGAGCGCGCACGTGCGCGTCGGCGATGCGGGCAGTCCCGAGCAATGGCACGATGCCGCCGATGCGCCGTTCGACCGCATCCTCGCCGATGTGCCGTGTTCGGCTTCGGGCATCGTGCGCCGTCATCCGGACATTCGCTGGCTGCGCCGCGCCTCGGATATTCCCGTGCTCGTCGAGGAACAGCGCCGCATCCTCGAAGCGCTCTGGACGCTCGTCAAACCGGGCGGCGAGTTGCTGTACGTTACGTGCTCGATCTTTCCGGAAGAAGGCGAGTTGCAGGCCCAGTGGTTTGGAAACCGGCACGCGGATGCGGTACGATTGGACGCGCCGGGGCAACTGCTCCCTGCAGTCGCCCGCGCGCCCGCCGACGTATCGGCTGGTTCCCGCGCCGGACAAAGCACTGGTTCGAGTTTAGACCACGACGGATTCTTCTACGCGCGCTTTCAGAAACGGTGA
- the htpX gene encoding zinc metalloprotease HtpX, with the protein MFNWVKTAMLMAAITALFIVIGGMIGGRSGMMFALLIALGMNFFSYWFSDKMVLRMYNAQEVDETSAPQFYRMIRDLATRANLPMPRVYLIDEDQPNAFATGRNPEHAAVAATTGILRVLSEREMRGVMAHELSHVKHRDILISTISATMAGAISALANFAMFFGGRDENGRPANPIAGIAVALLAPIAGALIQMAISRAREFEADRGGAQISGDPQALASALDKIHRYANGIPFPTAEAHPATAQMMIMNPLAGGGIANLFSTHPSTEERIARLMEMARTGRFE; encoded by the coding sequence ATGTTCAACTGGGTGAAAACCGCGATGCTGATGGCCGCGATTACGGCCCTCTTTATCGTAATCGGCGGCATGATTGGCGGCCGGAGCGGCATGATGTTCGCGCTGCTCATCGCGCTCGGGATGAATTTTTTCTCCTACTGGTTCTCGGACAAGATGGTTCTGCGCATGTACAACGCGCAGGAGGTCGACGAAACGAGTGCGCCGCAGTTCTATCGGATGATTCGCGACCTGGCCACGCGTGCCAATTTGCCTATGCCCCGCGTGTACCTGATCGACGAAGACCAGCCGAATGCGTTTGCGACGGGACGGAACCCCGAACACGCGGCAGTCGCGGCGACGACAGGCATTCTGCGCGTGCTGTCCGAGCGCGAAATGCGCGGTGTGATGGCGCACGAGCTCTCGCACGTGAAGCACCGCGACATCCTGATCTCGACGATCTCGGCCACGATGGCGGGCGCGATCTCGGCGCTCGCGAACTTCGCGATGTTCTTCGGCGGTCGCGACGAGAATGGCCGTCCCGCAAATCCGATCGCGGGCATCGCGGTCGCGCTGCTGGCGCCGATTGCGGGCGCGCTGATCCAGATGGCGATCTCGCGCGCACGTGAATTCGAAGCGGACCGCGGCGGCGCGCAGATCTCGGGCGATCCGCAGGCGCTCGCGTCGGCGCTGGACAAGATTCACCGCTACGCGAACGGCATTCCGTTCCCGACGGCCGAGGCGCATCCGGCCACCGCGCAGATGATGATCATGAATCCACTCGCGGGCGGCGGCATCGCGAACCTGTTCTCGACGCACCCGTCCACCGAGGAGCGCATCGCCCGTCTGATGGAAATGGCGCGTACGGGGCGCTTCGAATAG
- the queC gene encoding 7-cyano-7-deazaguanine synthase QueC: MTRKDAKSSALVLFSGGQDSATCLAWALDRYETVETLGFDYGQRHRVELECREGFRSAVARTFPEWGERLGDDHMIDLSVLGSISETAMTREIEIHAASNGLPNTFVPGRNLMFMTIAAAIAYRRGLRVLVGGMCETDFSGYPDCRDDTMKALQVALNLGMDSRFVLETPLMWIDKADTWRLAHELGGDELVELIRVETHTCYLGERAELHAWGFGCGECPACRLRKRGYEAYLSGEQVTEPA, encoded by the coding sequence GTGACCCGCAAAGACGCGAAGAGTAGCGCCCTGGTGCTGTTTTCCGGCGGCCAGGATTCGGCCACATGTCTCGCTTGGGCGCTGGATCGATATGAGACGGTCGAAACCCTGGGTTTCGACTACGGCCAGCGGCATCGCGTCGAACTCGAGTGCCGCGAAGGCTTTCGCAGCGCAGTGGCGCGCACCTTCCCGGAGTGGGGCGAGCGGCTCGGCGACGATCACATGATCGATCTCTCCGTGCTCGGCTCGATCAGCGAAACCGCAATGACGCGCGAAATCGAGATTCACGCGGCGTCGAACGGTCTGCCGAACACGTTCGTGCCCGGCCGCAATCTGATGTTCATGACGATTGCGGCGGCGATTGCGTATCGGCGCGGGCTGCGGGTGCTGGTCGGCGGCATGTGCGAGACGGATTTTTCCGGCTACCCGGATTGCCGCGACGACACGATGAAGGCGCTGCAAGTCGCGCTGAATCTCGGCATGGACAGCCGCTTTGTGCTGGAAACGCCGCTGATGTGGATCGACAAGGCCGACACCTGGCGCCTCGCGCATGAGTTGGGCGGCGACGAACTGGTCGAGTTGATTCGCGTCGAGACGCACACGTGCTATCTCGGCGAGCGCGCGGAACTGCATGCGTGGGGCTTTGGTTGCGGCGAGTGTCCTGCATGCCGCTTGCGCAAGCGTGGTTATGAGGCGTATCTGAGCGGCGAGCAGGTCACGGAGCCGGCCTGA
- a CDS encoding HpcH/HpaI aldolase family protein, producing MSTFTNPLKLRLKDPDPLFGLWLSLGSDNAAEALAHAGFDWLLIDMEHAPNDSVDVTGQLRAIAAAHLPTEPVVRLPAVEPWLVKRVLDAGARTLMFPNIETADEAAYAVRLTQYATSDAPEGLRGVASVVRAAAYGMRRDYLQNANAQIATIIQIESQQALENLEQIATTPGVDCLFVGPADLAASLGHLGDSRHPEVQEAMKHIQDVAHRARVATGIFAIDVASARQYRSEGFRFIALAADVMWLLRTTRQALQEVRS from the coding sequence ATGAGCACGTTCACGAATCCACTCAAACTGCGTCTCAAAGATCCCGACCCGTTGTTCGGGCTGTGGCTTTCGCTCGGCAGCGATAACGCAGCCGAGGCGCTCGCGCATGCGGGCTTCGACTGGCTTCTGATCGACATGGAGCACGCGCCGAACGACAGCGTCGACGTCACGGGTCAATTGCGCGCGATCGCTGCAGCGCATTTGCCTACCGAGCCCGTCGTGCGTCTGCCTGCTGTCGAGCCGTGGCTCGTCAAGCGTGTGCTCGATGCGGGCGCGCGCACACTGATGTTTCCGAACATCGAAACCGCCGACGAAGCCGCGTATGCCGTTCGTCTGACGCAATACGCGACATCCGACGCGCCGGAGGGCTTACGTGGCGTCGCTAGCGTCGTGCGCGCAGCCGCTTACGGCATGCGGCGCGATTATCTGCAGAACGCCAACGCGCAGATCGCGACGATCATCCAGATCGAATCGCAACAGGCACTCGAAAATCTGGAGCAGATCGCGACGACGCCGGGTGTCGATTGCCTTTTCGTCGGACCGGCGGATCTGGCGGCGAGCCTCGGCCATCTCGGCGATTCCCGGCACCCCGAAGTCCAGGAAGCGATGAAGCACATTCAGGACGTTGCGCATCGCGCACGCGTCGCAACGGGCATCTTCGCGATCGATGTCGCGAGCGCCCGGCAATACCGGTCGGAGGGCTTCCGCTTCATCGCGCTGGCCGCCGATGTGATGTGGCTGTTGCGCACCACGCGACAGGCACTGCAGGAGGTTCGCTCATGA
- a CDS encoding LysE family translocator, whose amino-acid sequence MFGITHFGFFVVAVFLLNVTPGPDTAYIVGRSVAQGRGAGLMSALGISAGCCVHSLACAFGLTALLAASATAFTVIKFVGAMYLVYLGVRLILTKPESGQAAGEARACAGAPRSLRQLFLQGFWTNVLNPKVVLFFVSFFPQFVSAGSGNKTVAFLTLGVVFVVMSMAWNSFVAWIAGSVTRRFSGNPGVKKWVDRTVGSAFVGLGVRLATATR is encoded by the coding sequence ATGTTCGGCATCACACATTTCGGGTTTTTCGTCGTCGCAGTCTTTTTGCTCAACGTCACGCCGGGACCCGATACCGCTTACATTGTCGGCCGTAGCGTCGCACAGGGACGCGGCGCGGGGCTAATGTCGGCTCTGGGCATCTCGGCCGGATGCTGCGTTCACTCGCTCGCGTGCGCGTTCGGGTTGACCGCGCTGCTGGCAGCATCGGCGACGGCTTTTACCGTCATCAAGTTCGTCGGCGCGATGTATCTGGTTTATCTCGGCGTGCGTCTCATCCTGACGAAGCCGGAGTCGGGCCAGGCCGCCGGCGAAGCGCGCGCTTGCGCCGGCGCGCCCAGGTCACTGCGACAGCTTTTTCTGCAAGGCTTCTGGACCAACGTGTTGAATCCCAAAGTCGTGCTGTTCTTCGTGTCGTTCTTTCCGCAGTTCGTATCGGCCGGCAGCGGCAATAAGACGGTCGCGTTCCTGACGCTCGGCGTCGTGTTCGTCGTGATGAGCATGGCGTGGAACAGCTTCGTCGCATGGATCGCGGGCAGCGTCACGCGCCGGTTTTCCGGCAACCCGGGCGTCAAGAAGTGGGTCGACCGCACGGTAGGCAGTGCGTTCGTCGGGCTCGGCGTCAGGCTCGCCACGGCAACGCGGTGA
- the esaR gene encoding response regulator transcription factor EsaR, with amino-acid sequence MATILVVDDEMGIRELLSEILSDEGHVVEVAENAQEARDYRQRLAPDLVLLDIWMPDTDGVTLLKEWAAQGTLTMPVIMMSGHATIDTAVEATKIGALNFLEKPIALQKLLKAVEQGLARGSAAPAAGGMAAKPPMAANASAVASAAALPMMSADSLGGGMLSAQTASISFDIPLRDARDAFERAYFEYHLARENGSMTRVAEKTGLERTHLYRKLKQLGVDLGKNKGE; translated from the coding sequence ATGGCAACCATCCTGGTGGTAGATGATGAAATGGGCATCCGGGAATTGCTCTCGGAGATCCTGAGCGACGAAGGGCATGTCGTGGAGGTCGCGGAGAACGCGCAGGAGGCGCGCGATTACCGGCAACGCCTGGCACCCGATCTGGTGTTGCTCGACATCTGGATGCCCGATACCGATGGCGTCACCTTGCTCAAAGAGTGGGCGGCACAAGGCACGTTGACGATGCCCGTTATCATGATGTCGGGCCACGCGACCATCGATACGGCTGTTGAAGCAACGAAGATCGGTGCGCTCAACTTCCTCGAAAAGCCGATCGCGCTTCAGAAGCTGCTGAAGGCCGTCGAGCAGGGGCTCGCACGCGGCAGCGCGGCACCCGCGGCGGGCGGCATGGCAGCCAAGCCCCCGATGGCGGCGAACGCGTCCGCAGTCGCGTCGGCGGCGGCGCTGCCGATGATGTCCGCGGATAGTCTGGGCGGCGGCATGCTGTCCGCGCAGACAGCGTCGATTTCGTTCGACATCCCGCTGCGCGATGCGCGCGACGCATTCGAGCGCGCCTACTTCGAATATCACCTCGCGCGCGAGAACGGCAGCATGACGCGCGTCGCGGAGAAGACGGGGCTCGAACGGACTCACCTGTATCGCAAGCTCAAGCAGCTCGGCGTCGATCTCGGCAAGAACAAGGGCGAGTGA
- the queD gene encoding 6-carboxytetrahydropterin synthase QueD, translating to MTITRKLEFDAGHRIPDHRSQCRNLHGHRYVLEITLQGDLVETEGAPDRGMVMDFADVKALANEHLVDKWDHAFLVYEGDTQVRGFLETMAGHKTVVLDRIPTVENLAAVAFDILANVYDAHYGVNLRLHKLRLYETPNCWADVVRD from the coding sequence CTGACGATTACCCGAAAACTCGAATTCGACGCGGGCCACCGCATTCCCGATCACCGCAGCCAGTGCCGGAATCTGCACGGTCACCGCTACGTGCTCGAAATCACGCTGCAAGGCGATCTGGTCGAAACGGAAGGCGCGCCGGATCGCGGCATGGTGATGGATTTCGCCGACGTGAAAGCGCTCGCGAACGAACATCTCGTTGACAAGTGGGACCACGCGTTTCTCGTCTACGAAGGCGATACGCAAGTGCGCGGCTTTCTCGAAACGATGGCCGGCCACAAGACGGTCGTGCTCGATCGCATTCCAACTGTCGAAAATCTCGCCGCTGTCGCGTTCGACATTCTCGCGAACGTCTACGACGCGCACTATGGCGTGAACCTGAGGCTGCATAAGCTGCGTCTGTACGAGACGCCGAATTGCTGGGCCGACGTCGTGCGCGACTAA
- the queE gene encoding 7-carboxy-7-deazaguanine synthase, translating into MTYAVKEIFYTLQGEGANAGRPAVFCRFAGCNLWSGREEDRADAVCKFCDTDFVGTDGENGGKFRTPEELAAKIASLWPEGEDQRFVVCTGGEPMLQIDQPLVDALHAQGFEIAIETNGSLPVLDTIDWICVSPKAGAPLVQTKGNELKVVVPQDNQRLADYAKLEFDYFLVQPMDGPSRDINTKLAIDWCKRHPQWRLSMQTHKYLNIP; encoded by the coding sequence ATGACGTACGCGGTCAAGGAAATCTTCTATACGTTGCAGGGCGAGGGCGCTAACGCCGGACGTCCGGCCGTTTTCTGCCGGTTCGCCGGATGCAACCTGTGGTCCGGCCGCGAGGAAGATCGCGCTGACGCGGTGTGCAAGTTCTGCGACACCGACTTCGTCGGCACGGACGGCGAAAACGGCGGCAAATTCCGCACGCCAGAAGAACTGGCGGCGAAGATCGCATCGTTGTGGCCGGAAGGCGAGGATCAGCGTTTCGTCGTGTGCACGGGCGGGGAGCCGATGCTGCAGATCGATCAGCCGCTGGTCGACGCGTTGCACGCTCAAGGTTTTGAAATTGCTATCGAAACGAATGGCTCGCTTCCCGTGCTCGATACGATCGACTGGATTTGCGTGAGCCCGAAGGCCGGCGCGCCGCTCGTGCAGACCAAGGGCAACGAACTGAAAGTGGTCGTCCCGCAGGACAACCAGCGCCTTGCCGACTATGCGAAGCTCGAGTTCGACTATTTCCTCGTCCAGCCGATGGACGGGCCGTCGCGGGACATCAACACGAAGCTCGCGATCGACTGGTGCAAGCGCCATCCGCAATGGCGCCTGTCGATGCAGACTCACAAGTACCTGAACATTCCCTGA
- a CDS encoding sensor histidine kinase, which translates to MLNKVRRATSAGSLVVRLLVSTVAVTAVLLLVLLAAASANTEFFDRYYGWLYAANVAVALIFMLIVAVLVVIIVTRLRKGKFGTRLLAKLAFFFALVGVVPGGIIYIVSYQFVSRSIESWFDVNVETALTSGLNLGRGMLDASLSDLQTKGRLMAEQLASADSAGTTLTLLRLRDQFGVQDATIVEPSRSISGATPDMHVVAQATSNYASLVPGDLPTSIMIEQARGRGFASIEGEVDGDPKARGAKGALRLRIVQRIPDANASQLQPTERFLQLTQPVSQSLARNADAVQRAYREYQEKAIGRTGLRKMYIGTLTLALFLATFIAMMLALALGNQLARPLFLLAQGTKEVTEGDYTPKREIKSRDELGFLTQSFNAMTRQLSEARLAVEANRIALEHSKSYLESILANLTAGVFVFDRQFRLTTANRGAERIFRQPFVSLLGSPLDRIGVLSEFGPMVRKAFADLEAAGGNDQGDTGHWQQQMALQVPGEADPLTLLARGARLVSAAGNDSDDEETSGYVVVFDDISDVISAQRSIAWGEVARRLAHEIKNPLTPIQLSAERLQMKLADKLMPSDAEVLKRGATTIVNQVAAMKQMVDDFRDYARTPPAVLANLQLNELVSEVLTLYGIEEGKSAIVVEMADLPVIRGDATQLRQVIHNLLQNAQDAVADVQHPRVLLETRTVEYGDPDADGKVSVAVRLTVSDNGPGFPARILTRAFEPYVTTKAKGTGLGLAMVKKIVDEHGARIDIRNRLKAGDVIEGAQISILFLQLADDKAAAPGSGPQAAHDSSGTSQGKTKATVQTRAA; encoded by the coding sequence GTGCTAAATAAAGTGCGCCGGGCCACCAGCGCCGGCAGTCTCGTCGTCAGGCTGCTCGTATCGACGGTGGCCGTCACAGCTGTCCTGCTGCTCGTGCTGCTCGCGGCCGCGAGCGCGAACACCGAGTTCTTCGATCGCTACTACGGCTGGCTCTATGCCGCCAACGTCGCGGTCGCGCTGATCTTCATGCTGATAGTCGCGGTGCTGGTGGTGATTATCGTCACGCGATTGCGCAAGGGCAAGTTCGGGACGCGGCTGCTCGCGAAGCTCGCGTTCTTCTTCGCGCTCGTCGGCGTGGTGCCGGGCGGCATCATCTACATCGTGTCGTATCAGTTCGTGTCGCGCAGTATTGAATCCTGGTTCGATGTGAATGTCGAAACGGCGCTCACGTCGGGCCTGAATCTCGGACGCGGGATGCTCGACGCGTCGCTGTCGGATCTGCAAACCAAGGGCCGTCTGATGGCCGAACAGCTCGCGAGCGCCGATTCCGCGGGCACGACGCTCACGCTCTTGCGTCTGCGCGACCAGTTCGGTGTGCAGGACGCGACGATCGTCGAGCCGTCGCGCAGTATTTCGGGCGCTACACCCGACATGCACGTCGTCGCGCAGGCGACCAGTAATTACGCGTCGCTCGTGCCGGGCGACTTGCCCACGTCGATCATGATCGAGCAGGCGCGCGGACGCGGCTTCGCCTCGATCGAAGGCGAAGTGGATGGCGATCCGAAAGCACGCGGCGCGAAGGGTGCTTTGCGGCTGCGCATCGTGCAGCGCATTCCCGACGCCAACGCGTCGCAGCTACAACCGACCGAGCGCTTCCTGCAGCTCACGCAGCCCGTGTCGCAATCGCTGGCGCGCAACGCGGATGCAGTGCAGCGCGCGTATCGCGAGTATCAGGAGAAAGCGATCGGACGCACGGGCTTGCGCAAGATGTACATCGGCACGCTGACGCTCGCGCTGTTCCTCGCCACCTTCATCGCCATGATGCTCGCGCTCGCGCTCGGCAATCAACTTGCGCGGCCGCTGTTCCTGCTCGCTCAGGGCACCAAGGAAGTGACGGAGGGCGATTACACGCCGAAGCGTGAGATCAAGTCGCGCGACGAACTCGGCTTCCTCACGCAGTCGTTCAACGCAATGACGCGCCAGTTGTCGGAAGCGCGCCTCGCTGTCGAGGCGAACCGCATCGCGCTCGAACATTCGAAGTCGTATCTCGAAAGCATTCTGGCGAATCTGACAGCAGGCGTGTTCGTGTTCGACCGGCAGTTCCGTCTCACCACCGCGAATCGCGGTGCCGAACGCATCTTCCGTCAGCCGTTCGTGTCGCTGCTCGGTTCTCCGCTGGATCGCATCGGCGTGTTGAGCGAATTTGGCCCGATGGTGCGCAAGGCTTTTGCGGACCTCGAAGCAGCAGGCGGCAACGATCAGGGCGACACCGGGCACTGGCAGCAGCAGATGGCGCTCCAGGTGCCGGGCGAAGCCGATCCGCTGACGCTGCTCGCGCGCGGCGCGCGGCTCGTGTCCGCGGCAGGCAACGATAGCGACGACGAAGAGACGTCTGGCTATGTCGTCGTGTTCGACGATATCTCCGACGTCATTTCTGCTCAGCGTTCCATTGCATGGGGCGAAGTCGCGCGGCGTCTCGCGCACGAGATCAAGAATCCGCTCACGCCGATCCAGCTTTCCGCCGAGCGTCTGCAGATGAAGCTCGCCGACAAGCTCATGCCGTCGGATGCCGAAGTGTTGAAACGCGGTGCCACTACAATCGTGAATCAGGTCGCCGCGATGAAGCAGATGGTCGACGACTTTCGCGACTATGCACGCACGCCGCCGGCCGTGCTCGCGAATCTGCAGCTGAACGAACTCGTCAGCGAAGTGCTGACGCTGTATGGGATCGAAGAAGGCAAGAGCGCGATTGTCGTCGAAATGGCGGACTTGCCCGTTATACGAGGTGACGCGACGCAATTGCGTCAGGTGATCCATAACCTGCTGCAGAACGCACAGGATGCCGTGGCCGATGTCCAGCACCCGCGTGTGTTGCTCGAGACGAGGACAGTAGAATATGGCGATCCCGACGCAGACGGCAAAGTGAGCGTCGCGGTGCGATTGACCGTGTCGGACAACGGTCCGGGCTTCCCCGCGCGCATCCTCACTCGCGCGTTCGAACCTTACGTGACGACCAAGGCCAAAGGTACAGGTCTCGGACTCGCCATGGTCAAGAAGATCGTCGATGAACACGGCGCGCGAATCGACATTCGCAATCGTCTAAAAGCGGGCGATGTGATCGAAGGTGCGCAGATTTCTATACTCTTTCTTCAACTCGCAGACGACAAGGCTGCGGCGCCCGGAAGCGGGCCGCAGGCGGCGCATGACAGCAGCGGCACGTCGCAGGGAAAGACAAAAGCAACAGTGCAGACAAGGGCAGCTTAA
- the fmt gene encoding methionyl-tRNA formyltransferase: MSHTLRVIFAGTPEFAAAALAAIHEAGFPVPLVLTQPDRPAGRGMKLQASPVKRYAQEHGIEVAQPPSLRRNGKYPAQATAAIEQLRATPHDVMVVAAYGLLLPQEVLDIAPHGCINIHASLLPRWRGAAPIHRAIEAGDAETGITLMQMDAGLDTGAMISEVRTAIAGTDTTATLHDRLAEAGAKLIVDALVELERSGKLASIPQPAAGATYAEKIAKHEAALDWRRPAAELARQVRAFDPFPGGAATLDGAVLKLWSAAAVDASCKAEPGTIVEVSPEGVVVACGDGALRITQLQKPGGKRLPVRDFLAGSTLAAGQRFELAQPQ, encoded by the coding sequence ATGAGTCACACCTTGCGCGTCATTTTTGCCGGTACGCCGGAGTTCGCCGCCGCCGCGTTGGCCGCCATTCACGAAGCGGGCTTCCCGGTGCCGCTGGTGCTCACCCAGCCGGACCGCCCGGCGGGACGCGGCATGAAGCTGCAGGCCAGCCCCGTCAAGCGTTACGCGCAAGAGCACGGCATCGAAGTGGCGCAGCCGCCTTCGCTGCGCCGTAACGGCAAGTATCCAGCGCAAGCCACTGCCGCCATCGAGCAGCTGCGGGCGACACCGCACGACGTCATGGTCGTTGCCGCCTACGGGCTGTTGTTGCCGCAGGAAGTGCTCGACATTGCGCCGCACGGCTGCATCAATATTCACGCGTCGCTGCTGCCGCGCTGGCGGGGCGCGGCGCCGATCCACCGTGCAATCGAAGCAGGCGACGCCGAAACAGGCATCACGCTGATGCAGATGGACGCCGGCCTCGATACGGGCGCGATGATTTCCGAGGTCCGCACCGCGATCGCCGGCACAGACACCACTGCGACGCTGCACGACCGGCTTGCCGAAGCGGGCGCAAAGCTGATAGTCGACGCGCTAGTCGAACTGGAACGCAGCGGCAAGCTGGCGTCGATCCCGCAGCCGGCCGCAGGCGCGACCTACGCCGAGAAAATCGCCAAGCACGAAGCGGCGCTCGACTGGCGACGCCCCGCGGCGGAACTGGCCCGTCAGGTTCGCGCGTTCGACCCGTTCCCCGGCGGCGCCGCGACGCTCGACGGCGCGGTGCTCAAGCTCTGGTCCGCTGCCGCAGTCGACGCTTCGTGCAAGGCAGAACCCGGCACGATTGTGGAGGTGTCGCCCGAAGGCGTTGTCGTGGCATGCGGCGATGGCGCATTGCGCATCACGCAACTCCAGAAGCCGGGCGGCAAGCGCCTGCCGGTGCGCGATTTTCTCGCCGGCTCGACGCTCGCGGCGGGCCAGCGCTTCGAACTCGCACAGCCACAATAA
- a CDS encoding DUF4390 domain-containing protein translates to MIIKRFLPLRLAAALWIALAFWLTAAGPARAESIAVQRASLQSDGSGWSLDARFEFELNSNLEDAVNKGIPLYFTTDFELSRPRWYWFDEQPVSVSQSIRLSFQPLTREYRVSTGGLQLGFASLNEALAVIKHVTSWHVIDRNQVHVGETYNASVRMQLDIALMPKPFQIDAVNNRDWNLASDWKRFTFTVTERAK, encoded by the coding sequence GTGATCATCAAACGCTTTCTTCCGCTACGGCTCGCGGCGGCGCTCTGGATTGCGCTGGCCTTCTGGCTGACGGCAGCCGGGCCGGCGCGAGCCGAATCGATCGCCGTGCAACGCGCGTCCCTGCAATCCGACGGCAGCGGCTGGAGCCTCGACGCGCGTTTCGAGTTCGAGCTGAACAGCAACCTCGAAGACGCCGTCAACAAAGGCATACCGCTTTACTTCACAACGGACTTCGAGCTGAGCCGGCCGCGCTGGTATTGGTTCGATGAACAGCCGGTGAGCGTATCGCAAAGCATTCGACTCTCGTTTCAGCCGCTCACGCGCGAATACCGTGTGTCGACGGGCGGTCTGCAGCTTGGCTTCGCTTCATTGAACGAGGCGCTCGCCGTGATCAAGCACGTCACGTCGTGGCATGTGATCGATCGCAATCAGGTCCATGTGGGAGAAACGTACAACGCGTCGGTGCGCATGCAGCTCGATATCGCATTGATGCCCAAGCCCTTCCAGATCGATGCGGTCAACAACCGCGACTGGAATCTTGCTTCCGACTGGAAGCGTTTTACCTTTACGGTGACCGAACGTGCTAAATAA